Proteins found in one Candidatus Nitrosopelagicus brevis genomic segment:
- a CDS encoding M1 family metallopeptidase, translated as MGISEINYDIQFEPLFSNFTFKGMEILSFKTTPSNKFVLNCAEIKIKKCYILSKNKTIDVNFKLDAKKESLSIVSKSKVSGKIKLCIEYTGILNDRLLGFYRSKYTDPSGKTKYMATTQFEAADARRAFPCWDEPATKATFDVSLLVEKNYMAISNMPVRKKQNFGSKIIYEFERTPIMSTYLLYLGVGEFEYVETKLRNIQIRVLTTKGNKNKAKLSLELTKKFLGEYEKYFGIKYPLPKLDMLAIPDFAAGAMENWGAITFRETILLYDPKTSSTKTKQFIAEVISHELAHQWFGNLVTMKWWNDLWLNESFATFMATKIVDKFYPEWDLWDQFLEDAMNTAMSLDALKTSHPIDVKVNHPSEIREIFDSISYDKGGCVLRMLENFVTDKNFQKGLQKYLKKYEYSNAEGRDLWKSIGEVAKKPIDKIMSTWIDQVGFPIVSVTRKGSQLSLKQSRYLLEETKTSKKGIWKIPLIVDEGDVSTSHIMDKKSQSIKLKNKERNFIINSGRTGFYRMDYDSETLDNLSLLIDEKILNYVDRWSIQNDYYSQCVTGKKKVQDYLDFTNAYFDEDNYISSLNLAQHLYSLYSLTHKEKFSDEIKQYSFNFLRTIFDRLGWDAKKNEPHTNALLRSFAISGLGKLGDEEILKESKRRFDKFLKNQNSLSADLQETVFVLVAWSGNETTYKKFTSLYKKAKSQEEKLRFLAAMCNFQQKNLLLKTLEFTLGPDVRSQNIQMPIMRIAANLYGKEFLWVWLKKNWKKIVKKAGIGNPLLNRVVASIGQVIEAKQEKEIRKFFKDNPLRGTEMTLEQTMERVRVSSKFLNSIKKEFS; from the coding sequence ATGGGAATATCTGAAATAAATTATGATATACAGTTTGAACCTCTTTTTTCCAACTTCACTTTCAAAGGAATGGAAATTTTATCGTTTAAAACAACCCCTTCAAACAAATTTGTATTAAATTGTGCTGAAATAAAAATAAAAAAATGCTACATACTCTCTAAAAATAAAACAATTGATGTTAATTTCAAACTCGATGCAAAAAAGGAATCTCTTTCTATTGTTTCTAAAAGTAAAGTTTCGGGAAAAATTAAACTCTGTATTGAATATACTGGAATTCTAAATGATCGTTTATTGGGATTTTATCGCAGTAAATACACTGATCCTTCTGGTAAAACCAAATACATGGCTACCACTCAATTTGAGGCAGCTGATGCACGAAGAGCATTTCCATGTTGGGATGAACCTGCCACAAAAGCTACTTTTGATGTTTCACTTTTAGTAGAGAAAAATTACATGGCAATCTCAAATATGCCTGTAAGAAAAAAACAAAACTTTGGCTCAAAAATCATTTATGAATTTGAGCGTACTCCGATAATGTCTACTTATCTTCTATATCTTGGAGTTGGTGAATTTGAATATGTAGAAACCAAATTAAGGAATATCCAAATTCGTGTCCTAACAACAAAAGGTAACAAGAATAAAGCAAAACTATCTTTAGAATTAACAAAAAAATTCCTTGGTGAATATGAAAAATATTTTGGAATAAAATACCCATTACCTAAACTTGACATGCTTGCAATACCTGATTTTGCTGCAGGCGCAATGGAGAATTGGGGTGCAATTACCTTCCGTGAAACTATTTTACTGTATGATCCAAAGACATCTTCTACTAAAACCAAGCAATTCATTGCTGAAGTCATATCACATGAATTGGCACATCAATGGTTTGGTAATCTAGTTACTATGAAATGGTGGAATGATTTGTGGCTAAATGAGAGTTTTGCTACCTTCATGGCAACAAAAATTGTAGATAAATTCTATCCTGAATGGGATTTGTGGGACCAATTCTTAGAGGATGCAATGAATACTGCAATGTCTCTTGATGCATTAAAAACCTCTCATCCTATTGATGTTAAAGTAAATCATCCTTCTGAAATAAGGGAAATTTTCGATTCTATTTCTTATGATAAAGGAGGATGTGTTTTACGAATGCTAGAAAATTTTGTAACTGATAAGAACTTTCAAAAAGGTCTACAAAAATATCTCAAAAAATATGAATACTCAAATGCAGAAGGTCGTGATTTATGGAAATCAATAGGTGAGGTAGCAAAAAAACCAATTGACAAAATAATGAGCACTTGGATTGATCAAGTTGGTTTTCCTATTGTTTCAGTAACTCGAAAGGGATCACAACTTTCTCTAAAACAATCTCGTTATCTTTTAGAAGAAACAAAGACCAGTAAAAAAGGAATCTGGAAAATACCTTTGATTGTAGATGAAGGTGATGTATCCACTTCTCATATAATGGATAAAAAATCTCAATCAATAAAACTGAAAAATAAAGAACGAAATTTCATAATCAATTCAGGTCGAACCGGATTTTATAGGATGGATTATGATTCTGAAACCTTGGATAATCTCTCTCTTCTAATTGATGAAAAAATACTAAATTATGTGGATAGATGGAGTATTCAAAATGACTATTATTCACAATGTGTGACTGGAAAGAAGAAAGTACAGGACTATCTAGATTTCACAAATGCGTATTTTGATGAGGATAACTACATTTCATCTCTAAATTTGGCTCAACATCTCTATTCATTATATTCATTAACTCATAAGGAAAAATTTTCAGATGAGATTAAGCAATATTCATTTAATTTCCTTAGAACCATTTTTGATCGTTTAGGCTGGGATGCAAAAAAGAATGAGCCTCACACCAATGCACTTTTGAGAAGCTTTGCAATTTCTGGATTGGGAAAACTTGGTGATGAAGAAATATTAAAAGAATCAAAAAGAAGATTTGATAAATTTTTGAAAAACCAAAATAGCTTATCAGCTGATCTTCAAGAAACAGTTTTTGTTTTAGTTGCATGGAGTGGAAATGAAACTACATACAAAAAATTCACATCCTTATACAAAAAGGCAAAATCACAAGAGGAAAAACTTAGATTTTTAGCCGCAATGTGTAATTTCCAACAAAAAAATCTCTTACTAAAAACATTAGAGTTTACTTTAGGTCCTGATGTTCGTTCACAAAACATCCAAATGCCGATTATGAGAATTGCAGCAAATCTTTATGGTAAAGAATTCTTATGGGTGTGGCTAAAAAAGAACTGGAAAAAAATTGTCAAAAAGGCCGGAATTGGCAATCCATTATTAAATAGAGTTGTTGCAAGTATTGGTCAGGTTATCGAAGCAAAACAAGAAAAAGAAATTCGTAAATTCTTCAAAGATAATCCTTTGCGTGGAACTGAAATGACATTGGAACAAACTATGGAGCGAGTACGTGTTTCTTCTAAATTCCTAAATTCCATAAAAAAGGAATTTTCATAA
- a CDS encoding DUF3892 domain-containing protein produces the protein MTKWADFVVSAIKKGSGLANISHVQIHEDLEHGFGSPKLIDKYQLSSKIQKGLTFVTVHKKNENEWAVGELIRTYVKDGEAYIRTDDNKVDGDNLGHMPTVDELDLVFKEIKKEEPKPIPTPKPTPPPEPEPEPVVETPSPKINPNDGDFEYEDSKRKSLAEEAEKSRSNKSMPKGWSEKPTEKEIISHEIKEMKKKSKQNISREKEFSDYEQKYLEKFEKGKSKSDKLKEKLKKTEQEKHDARISRRIELEKASGKDYEKLLSEKPTPEKEPESEPVSKVVEKEIENEEKPSIENRISSVFKRAKSSASTSSKIADDTRNFIRKKRVATKSEPEPNPEPKPEGGGGPHGHDEKSKPKPKQPKENPDAVKENARREKLAKEALATRSNKTLPKGFGQEPPSTGPHAHDEKPDEKESTPKDDSKEEQLQKELANAKAAQDEAIKREREQHEKELEQIKIQIMEDARKQAEKEAQIIRDKLQKEIDDAKAAQEQLRKEVEEIKLLKENMEKIKNEQNTEAKAQTEAEERREKLAKEALATRSNKTLPKGFGQKSTSGGPHAHDENPDEAKAQAEAEAKAQAEAEAKAQADAEAKAKAQADAEAKAKAESAQLQRELEEAKAEKEQLEREEAEERAAAEAEAKAQADAEAKAKAEAAQLQRELEEAKAEKARLEKEEAEERAAAEAEAKAQADAEAKAKAESAQLQRELEEAKAEKARLEKEEAEERAAAEAEAKAQADAEAKAKAESAQLQRELEEAKAEKARLEKEEESSKNDNTDLASELKAELDNLRKELENVDDEDSDEEDEKTPEDAKEDYAAKMAKKGATLPKGFIKDAKANTGH, from the coding sequence ATGACGAAGTGGGCAGATTTTGTAGTCAGTGCAATCAAAAAAGGATCTGGTCTTGCAAACATCTCACATGTACAAATTCATGAAGATTTGGAACATGGTTTTGGCAGTCCTAAATTAATTGACAAATATCAGTTATCTTCAAAAATACAAAAAGGTCTCACATTTGTTACAGTTCATAAAAAAAATGAAAATGAGTGGGCAGTTGGAGAACTCATTAGAACTTATGTTAAAGATGGTGAAGCATACATCCGAACCGATGATAACAAAGTTGACGGTGACAATCTTGGTCATATGCCAACGGTAGATGAATTAGATTTAGTTTTCAAAGAAATTAAAAAAGAAGAGCCAAAACCAATTCCTACTCCAAAACCAACACCTCCTCCAGAACCCGAACCTGAACCAGTTGTAGAAACACCTTCTCCAAAAATAAATCCAAATGATGGTGATTTTGAATATGAAGATTCTAAACGAAAATCTTTAGCAGAAGAAGCTGAAAAATCACGTTCAAACAAATCTATGCCAAAGGGCTGGAGCGAAAAACCTACAGAAAAAGAAATCATTAGTCATGAAATCAAGGAAATGAAGAAAAAATCCAAACAAAACATATCGCGAGAAAAAGAATTCTCAGATTATGAACAGAAATATCTTGAAAAATTTGAAAAGGGCAAATCAAAAAGTGATAAGTTAAAAGAAAAATTGAAAAAAACAGAACAAGAAAAACATGATGCTAGAATTTCTAGACGTATAGAACTTGAAAAAGCATCTGGAAAAGATTATGAAAAATTATTATCTGAAAAACCAACGCCAGAAAAAGAACCTGAATCTGAGCCTGTTTCTAAGGTTGTAGAAAAAGAGATTGAAAACGAGGAGAAACCCTCAATAGAAAATCGTATTTCTAGCGTGTTTAAACGGGCAAAATCCAGTGCAAGCACTTCAAGCAAAATTGCAGATGATACTAGAAACTTCATTAGGAAAAAACGGGTTGCTACAAAATCTGAACCAGAACCTAACCCAGAACCTAAACCCGAAGGTGGCGGTGGTCCGCATGGACATGATGAAAAATCTAAACCAAAACCTAAACAACCTAAAGAAAATCCTGATGCTGTAAAAGAAAACGCAAGAAGAGAAAAACTTGCAAAAGAAGCATTGGCAACTCGTTCTAACAAAACTTTACCAAAAGGATTCGGTCAAGAACCTCCTTCTACAGGTCCTCATGCTCATGATGAAAAACCAGATGAAAAAGAATCAACACCAAAAGATGATTCCAAAGAAGAACAACTTCAAAAAGAATTGGCTAATGCAAAGGCTGCACAAGATGAGGCAATAAAGCGTGAACGTGAACAACATGAAAAAGAACTAGAGCAGATAAAGATCCAAATTATGGAAGATGCACGAAAACAGGCAGAAAAAGAGGCACAGATAATTCGGGATAAATTACAAAAAGAAATTGATGATGCAAAGGCTGCACAAGAGCAATTACGCAAAGAAGTCGAAGAAATTAAACTTCTAAAAGAAAATATGGAAAAAATTAAGAACGAACAAAATACTGAAGCCAAAGCTCAAACCGAAGCTGAAGAAAGAAGAGAAAAACTTGCAAAAGAAGCATTGGCAACTCGTTCTAACAAAACTTTACCAAAAGGATTCGGTCAAAAATCAACATCTGGCGGTCCTCATGCTCATGATGAAAACCCAGATGAAGCAAAAGCTCAGGCTGAAGCAGAAGCAAAAGCTCAGGCTGAAGCAGAAGCAAAAGCTCAGGCTGATGCAGAAGCAAAAGCAAAAGCTCAGGCTGATGCAGAAGCAAAAGCAAAAGCCGAATCTGCACAACTCCAAAGAGAACTTGAAGAAGCCAAAGCCGAAAAAGAACAGCTAGAACGAGAAGAGGCTGAAGAAAGAGCAGCAGCTGAGGCAGAAGCAAAAGCTCAGGCTGATGCAGAAGCAAAAGCAAAAGCCGAAGCTGCACAACTCCAAAGAGAACTTGAAGAAGCCAAAGCCGAAAAAGCAAGATTAGAGAAAGAAGAGGCTGAAGAAAGAGCAGCAGCTGAGGCAGAAGCAAAAGCTCAGGCTGATGCAGAAGCAAAAGCAAAAGCCGAATCTGCACAACTCCAAAGAGAACTTGAAGAAGCCAAAGCCGAAAAAGCAAGATTAGAGAAAGAAGAGGCTGAAGAAAGAGCAGCAGCTGAGGCAGAAGCAAAAGCTCAGGCTGATGCAGAAGCAAAAGCAAAAGCCGAATCTGCACAACTCCAAAGAGAACTTGAAGAAGCCAAAGCCGAAAAAGCAAGATTAGAGAAAGAAGAAGAATCATCTAAAAATGATAACACTGATCTTGCCTCTGAACTCAAGGCTGAATTAGACAATTTACGTAAAGAACTTGAAAATGTTGATGATGAAGATTCTGACGAAGAAGATGAAAAAACTCCTGAGGATGCAAAAGAAGATTATGCTGCTAAAATGGCTAAGAAAGGTGCAACATTACCAAAAGGATTCATCAAAGATGCAAAAGCAAACACTGGTCACTAG
- a CDS encoding ABC transporter permease: protein MSSVSTQEIKAEFLKSKLGLTGIFILSGLILVSIITISVIPASTFQEWNNPEKWILYPKTSVPSWVNFLSTDKIPEHKILEPEIFQSQDNGIFLTSQQFGVFFDYDDFPSDFIIEMKTKYSDSHLVQIKVIRPDGIILELLSTSLPYSNSDTIHNQRYFSTDSMIKKNLNMYKNDFQFDFLSGTTEIIFSELNKNEIQKGNYIFVIDTYGTKEPIEVLDSKLILGGKAYGLMGTDELRRDLAIGLLWGTPLALFIGISVSIGSVVVGLVYGVYSGYRGKKTDEVMMRFNDVIYALPALPFLIILAVTISNSIFLMIGFLMIFSWVGIAKVSRSMSLQIKTRQYIEAAKIMGQKDSKIIFRHILPQLLPYAFASIAISVPAAITTEAGLSFLGLGDPSFPTWGQILHDANTYGAAAQGFWWWIVPPGILIAITGLAFVFIGNALDAIVNPKLKR from the coding sequence TTGAGTAGCGTTTCGACACAAGAAATTAAAGCGGAATTTCTAAAAAGCAAATTGGGCTTAACAGGAATTTTTATTCTATCAGGATTAATTTTAGTTTCAATAATAACCATCTCAGTGATTCCAGCATCAACATTTCAAGAATGGAACAATCCTGAAAAATGGATTTTATACCCAAAAACATCAGTGCCAAGCTGGGTGAATTTTTTATCCACAGATAAGATTCCAGAACATAAAATCTTAGAGCCGGAGATTTTTCAATCACAAGATAACGGAATTTTTCTTACTTCGCAACAATTTGGAGTATTCTTTGACTATGATGATTTTCCAAGTGATTTCATCATAGAAATGAAGACGAAATATTCAGATTCACACTTAGTTCAAATCAAAGTCATTCGTCCAGATGGAATTATCTTAGAATTATTATCTACGTCATTACCGTATTCAAATTCAGATACAATTCACAATCAGAGATATTTTTCAACAGACAGCATGATTAAAAAAAATCTTAACATGTACAAAAATGATTTTCAATTTGACTTTTTATCAGGTACAACAGAAATAATATTTTCAGAATTAAATAAAAATGAAATACAAAAAGGAAATTACATTTTTGTTATTGATACGTATGGGACAAAAGAACCAATCGAGGTGTTAGATTCAAAATTGATCCTAGGAGGTAAAGCTTATGGACTGATGGGTACAGATGAACTTCGTAGAGATTTAGCAATTGGGTTACTTTGGGGCACACCTTTAGCATTATTCATTGGAATTTCAGTGTCAATTGGCTCAGTTGTAGTAGGATTAGTTTATGGGGTTTATTCTGGATACCGAGGTAAGAAAACAGACGAGGTGATGATGCGATTCAATGATGTCATTTATGCACTACCTGCATTGCCATTTTTAATAATTCTAGCAGTCACCATTAGTAATAGTATATTTTTGATGATAGGTTTTCTTATGATTTTTAGCTGGGTTGGTATTGCAAAAGTTTCACGAAGTATGTCACTACAGATCAAAACTAGACAATATATCGAAGCGGCAAAAATAATGGGTCAAAAAGATTCAAAAATAATTTTTAGGCATATTCTACCTCAATTACTACCATACGCATTTGCAAGTATTGCTATCTCAGTGCCAGCAGCAATCACTACAGAAGCAGGATTAAGTTTTCTCGGATTAGGAGACCCTTCATTTCCAACATGGGGACAGATTTTACATGATGCAAATACTTACGGAGCAGCAGCACAAGGATTTTGGTGGTGGATTGTTCCTCCAGGAATTTTAATAGCAATTACAGGATTAGCGTTTGTGTTTATTGGAAATGCATTAGATGCAATTGTTAATCCAAAATTGAAACGTTAG
- a CDS encoding PEFG-CTERM sorting domain-containing protein: protein MKKLGIGLLALSISLAMTGIGFDNAFAEEIKIENGRGSSQPGCEVTNLCFVPAIATANVGDKIIFLNGDDAPHTSTSGNPTSGPDGIWDSGLQQPGVDFVFMATTPGTFDYFCMVHPWMAGQLVILAADSETSNDIISNYGTSVDQTESMIYGDTTPEISKKDPGAVNEVFANIVTSDASKGSPLTIEVEFMESDGFVINHVNYDITVSQNGEIILADNGAHRHLFKYPVHTTDELEFDPKEHPVDIDVTFQGIGHFVGSLTEESILGVYGPIGTTSTFQVVPEFGVIVSLVLVISITAVIGFSAKTRLIQKF from the coding sequence ATGAAAAAATTAGGAATTGGATTACTTGCACTTTCAATATCTCTTGCAATGACTGGTATCGGATTTGATAATGCATTTGCTGAAGAAATTAAGATTGAAAATGGTCGCGGTTCATCCCAGCCGGGATGCGAGGTAACAAACCTATGTTTTGTACCTGCAATTGCAACTGCAAACGTTGGTGATAAAATAATATTTTTGAATGGAGATGATGCTCCACATACTTCAACTAGCGGTAATCCTACAAGTGGACCTGATGGTATCTGGGATAGTGGATTACAGCAACCTGGAGTAGATTTTGTATTTATGGCAACTACCCCTGGAACTTTTGATTATTTCTGTATGGTCCATCCGTGGATGGCTGGACAACTGGTAATCTTAGCTGCTGATTCAGAAACCTCTAATGACATAATTTCTAACTATGGAACCTCAGTTGATCAAACTGAATCAATGATTTATGGTGATACCACACCTGAAATATCTAAAAAAGATCCAGGAGCTGTGAATGAAGTATTTGCAAACATCGTTACAAGTGATGCTTCAAAAGGCTCTCCTCTAACAATTGAAGTCGAATTTATGGAATCAGATGGATTTGTTATCAATCATGTAAATTATGACATAACTGTATCTCAAAATGGTGAAATAATACTTGCTGACAATGGTGCACACCGTCACTTGTTCAAATATCCTGTACACACTACTGATGAATTAGAATTTGATCCTAAAGAACATCCTGTTGACATTGATGTAACATTTCAAGGAATTGGTCACTTTGTTGGTTCATTAACTGAAGAATCAATACTAGGAGTTTACGGTCCTATTGGAACGACATCTACTTTTCAAGTAGTTCCTGAGTTTGGTGTAATTGTATCACTAGTACTAGTAATTTCAATTACTGCAGTTATTGGATTCTCTGCTAAAACAAGATTAATACAAAAATTCTAG
- a CDS encoding deoxycytidylate deaminase, with protein MSDNFERPSWDEYFMLQAKLASLRSNCMTRSVGAVIVRDHRQLATGYNGTPPGITNCFEGGCQRCKDRMDGKTKSGVGLDRCLCNHAEANAIMHCAILGIEAGVKGAVLYSTYVPCLECTKMAITIGIKKFVCLDEYPETDYNLIKEAGVEIEIIDKTKIERWAKNMITPKE; from the coding sequence ATGTCTGACAATTTTGAGAGACCGAGTTGGGATGAATATTTTATGCTTCAAGCAAAACTCGCATCATTAAGGTCAAACTGTATGACAAGAAGTGTAGGGGCAGTCATAGTTAGAGACCACAGACAACTAGCAACAGGATATAATGGAACCCCACCAGGAATTACGAATTGTTTTGAAGGAGGATGCCAAAGATGTAAAGACAGAATGGATGGAAAAACAAAATCAGGTGTTGGTTTAGACAGATGTTTGTGTAATCATGCAGAGGCTAATGCCATAATGCATTGTGCAATTTTAGGTATTGAGGCAGGAGTAAAAGGTGCAGTTTTGTATTCAACATACGTTCCATGTTTGGAATGCACAAAAATGGCAATTACAATAGGAATTAAAAAATTTGTGTGCTTAGATGAATACCCAGAAACTGATTATAATTTAATTAAAGAAGCCGGTGTTGAAATTGAGATTATTGATAAAACTAAGATTGAGAGATGGGCTAAAAATATGATTACCCCAAAAGAGTAG
- a CDS encoding Mov34/MPN/PAD-1 family protein: MIFKTKKLERSLVFLNDTRDGIVSYCKINHPDEMILILKGHSKKGKMFVEGLVVPPFQEAAPTFAGFPANQLPFDSDYIGMVHSHPAGTAEPSSEDLHNFFGLVSVIVKAPYEDEDIFAWDSSGNPIPILDE, encoded by the coding sequence ATGATCTTTAAAACAAAAAAACTGGAACGCAGTCTTGTTTTTCTTAATGACACCCGTGATGGAATTGTTTCATACTGTAAAATTAACCATCCTGACGAAATGATCTTAATTCTAAAGGGTCATTCAAAAAAAGGCAAAATGTTTGTTGAAGGCTTAGTGGTTCCACCTTTTCAGGAAGCTGCCCCTACATTTGCAGGATTTCCTGCAAATCAACTTCCGTTTGATTCTGATTATATTGGAATGGTTCACTCTCATCCCGCGGGAACTGCAGAACCATCATCTGAGGATTTACATAATTTTTTTGGATTAGTTTCCGTAATTGTAAAAGCCCCTTATGAAGATGAAGACATTTTTGCATGGGATAGCTCTGGAAATCCAATTCCAATACTTGATGAATAA
- a CDS encoding DEAD/DEAH box helicase: MESGYYEHKLIKPNSIELRDYQVNLANEAKNENSLVVLPTGLGKTTIALQIMAHVLSQNKGGVLLLAPTRVLVNQHFDFLKENLLLDDIGIVTGEDLINKRKKSWMNSVVCATPEITRNDLERNMIDIDQFSLVIFDEAHRAVGDYAYTGIARHFKEKSLILGMTATLPSEKVKATEIIVSLGIQNILQRSDESSDVQPYIQKTNTEWIMVDLPPEMKAIQKCLQIALDDRYTTLRKNGIQIGQNKSLSTLLRIRQYVLTQNRISAKPLFTAIRITYALNIFEAHGITSFLKFCDRTKAKKGVGIKELFEKDPNFMRAIELANFAKTQGIEHSKLPELQKIISSVNDKVLIFTSYRDSVNVINDTLQKMGINSEILIGKAGETGLKQQKQIETVQRFRDGLTKVLVATRVGEEGLDISEVNLVIFYDNVPSSIRFVQRKGRTGRKAQGRLVVLIAKDTIDQVYYHIGQRKIKSAKLMGDKLSKKLENNDLSSTESLDSFL; this comes from the coding sequence ATGGAGTCAGGTTACTATGAGCACAAACTGATTAAACCTAATTCTATAGAATTACGTGATTATCAGGTTAATCTTGCAAATGAAGCAAAAAATGAAAACTCTCTAGTTGTTTTACCAACTGGTTTGGGAAAAACAACCATTGCTCTACAGATTATGGCACATGTCTTATCTCAAAACAAAGGTGGTGTCTTACTTTTGGCTCCAACTCGTGTACTTGTTAACCAACACTTTGACTTCCTTAAAGAAAATCTTCTCTTAGACGATATTGGAATTGTAACTGGTGAGGATTTGATAAACAAGCGTAAAAAATCATGGATGAACAGTGTGGTATGCGCAACTCCGGAAATCACTCGAAATGATCTAGAGCGAAATATGATTGACATTGATCAGTTTAGTCTTGTAATCTTTGATGAGGCTCATAGGGCTGTAGGTGATTATGCATATACTGGAATTGCAAGACATTTCAAAGAAAAATCTCTCATACTGGGAATGACTGCTACTCTTCCTAGTGAAAAGGTCAAAGCTACTGAGATAATTGTTTCTTTAGGAATTCAAAATATACTACAAAGAAGTGACGAAAGTTCTGACGTTCAACCATACATTCAAAAAACAAATACTGAATGGATTATGGTTGATCTTCCACCTGAAATGAAAGCAATTCAAAAATGTCTTCAGATTGCATTAGATGACCGTTACACAACTTTACGAAAAAATGGAATTCAGATTGGACAGAATAAATCTCTGTCAACATTACTTAGAATTCGTCAATATGTACTAACACAAAATCGTATTTCTGCTAAACCCTTATTCACTGCAATTAGAATTACATACGCATTAAACATTTTTGAGGCACATGGAATTACCTCTTTTCTAAAATTTTGTGATAGAACTAAAGCAAAAAAAGGTGTAGGGATTAAAGAGCTTTTTGAAAAAGATCCTAACTTCATGCGTGCTATTGAACTAGCTAATTTTGCAAAAACTCAGGGAATAGAACATTCAAAACTACCGGAATTACAAAAAATCATTTCCTCAGTGAACGATAAGGTTTTGATTTTCACAAGTTATAGAGATTCTGTAAATGTCATAAATGATACATTACAAAAAATGGGAATCAACTCTGAAATTTTAATTGGAAAAGCAGGTGAAACTGGATTAAAACAACAAAAACAAATTGAAACTGTTCAGAGGTTTAGAGATGGATTGACCAAAGTTCTCGTTGCAACACGTGTAGGTGAAGAAGGATTGGACATCTCTGAGGTTAATTTAGTAATATTTTATGATAATGTGCCAAGTTCTATTCGATTCGTTCAAAGAAAAGGTAGGACCGGAAGAAAGGCGCAGGGTCGTTTAGTTGTATTAATTGCAAAGGATACAATTGATCAAGTGTATTATCATATTGGTCAAAGAAAAATCAAATCTGCAAAACTGATGGGTGATAAATTATCCAAAAAACTTGAAAATAATGATTTGTCTTCTACAGAATCTTTGGACAGTTTTCTTTAA
- a CDS encoding DUF3892 domain-containing protein yields the protein MSKWADFVVSGIKKGPGLANITHVQVHEDFEGQFGKPEIIDKKTLASHIKKGKKYITIYKKNETDWEPGEIINAYVLNGETHIRTDSNKVDGDRLGTLPEIES from the coding sequence ATGAGTAAATGGGCTGATTTTGTAGTTAGTGGAATAAAGAAGGGTCCAGGTCTTGCTAACATAACTCATGTACAAGTCCATGAAGATTTTGAAGGCCAGTTTGGAAAACCAGAAATAATTGATAAGAAAACCCTTGCCTCTCATATCAAAAAAGGGAAAAAATACATCACAATATATAAAAAAAATGAAACTGATTGGGAACCTGGTGAAATAATTAACGCTTATGTTCTAAATGGTGAAACCCATATTCGAACTGATAGTAATAAAGTAGATGGTGACCGTTTAGGTACACTACCTGAAATTGAATCTTAA
- a CDS encoding SRPBCC family protein produces MNSGSVKKSVIIQTDLEKAWTKISKIAKLDWLQGQKSTKFLGDKKTGVGAKRLISFEDGSKVEEHVVGWKPKEYFSYIAVSGLPLEAYHATISIEKNKTKSVKVTWESYFAAKTTKGEFDEFVEFLSNFYAQSLKNLREEF; encoded by the coding sequence ATGAATTCAGGTTCAGTTAAAAAATCGGTAATTATTCAAACGGATTTGGAAAAAGCATGGACAAAAATTAGTAAAATTGCAAAACTGGATTGGTTACAAGGTCAAAAATCAACAAAATTCTTAGGAGATAAAAAGACAGGAGTTGGGGCTAAACGTTTAATCTCATTTGAAGATGGCTCAAAGGTTGAAGAACATGTTGTAGGTTGGAAACCAAAAGAATATTTTTCATATATTGCAGTTTCGGGATTACCGTTAGAAGCATATCATGCTACAATATCTATTGAGAAAAATAAAACAAAGTCAGTCAAGGTCACATGGGAGTCATACTTTGCAGCAAAAACAACAAAAGGTGAGTTTGATGAATTTGTGGAATTTTTATCCAATTTTTATGCTCAATCGTTAAAGAATTTGAGAGAAGAATTCTAG